In a genomic window of Opisthocomus hoazin isolate bOpiHoa1 chromosome 19, bOpiHoa1.hap1, whole genome shotgun sequence:
- the LOC142363671 gene encoding myosin heavy chain, embryonic smooth muscle isoform-like, with amino-acid sequence MLLILECLKKEEKTKKRGGQKKRRRQKKEEKTSRNKAEKQKRDLSEELEALKTEQEDTLDTTAAQQELRTKREQEVAELKKAIEEETKNHEAQIQEIRQRHATALEELSEQLEQAKRFKANLEQNKQGLESDNKELACEVKVLQQVEAESEHKRKKLDAQVQELTARVTEGERLRVELAEKANKLQNELDNVSSLLEEAEKKGIKFAKDAASLESQLQDTQELLQEETRQKLNLSSRIRQLEEEKNNLQEQQEEEEEARKNLEKQMLALQSQLADAKKKVDDDLGTIEGLEENKKELLKEAESLSQRLEEKAMAYDKLEKTKNRLQQELDYVVVDLDHQRQIVYSLKKKLKKFDQMLAEEKNISARYAEERDRAEAEAREKETKALSLARALEEALEAKEEFERQNKQLRADMEDLMSSKDDVGKNVHELEKSKRTLELQVEEMTTELEELEDELQATEDAKLRLEVNMQAMKAQFERDLQARDEQNEEKKRILVKQVRELEAELEDECKQRALAVAAKKEMEMDTKDLEGQIEAANKARDEAIKQLRKLQAQMKDYQLELEEARASRDEIFAQSKESEKKLKGLEAEILQLQEMRLKSKKSEFAASERARRHAEQERDELADEIANSASGKSALLDEKRRLEAWIAELEEELEEEQSNMELLNERFLKTTLQINTLNSELAGERSAAQKSENARQQLERQNKELKAKLQELEGSVKSKFKATISTLEAKIVQLEEQLEQEAKERAAANKLVRRTEKKLKEVFMQVEDERRHADQYKEPMEKANARMKQLKRQLEEDEEEATRANASRRKLQRELDDATEANEGLSREVSTLKNSLRGGPITFSSSRSGRCQLHFEGASLELSDDDAESKVSDVNEAQPAPAE; translated from the exons agtgcttaaaaaaggaggagaagacaaaaaaaaggggaggacaaaaaaaaaggagaagacaaaaaaaggaggagaagacatctcgcaacaaggcggaaaagcagaaaagagatttaagtgaagagctggaggctttaaaaactgaacaagaagataccttggataccactgcagcacagcaagagctgag gacaaagcgagagcaggaggtggctgaactgaagaaagcaattgaagaggaaaccaaaaaccatgaagcacagatccaggaaatcaggcagaggcatgctactgccctggaagagctctctgaacaactggaacaggccaaaagg ttcaaagcaaatcttgaacaaaacaagcaaggcctagagtccgacaacaaggagttggcctgtgaagtgaaggtactgcagcaggtcgaggcagagtctgaacataagaggaagaagctcgatgctcaggtgcaagagctaactgctagggtcacagaaggagaaagactgagggtggagctggcggagaaagctaacaagctgcag aacgagttggataatgtctcaagtctcctggaggaagcagagaagaaaggcattaagtttgccaaggatgcggctagtttggaatctcagcttcaggatacacag gagctgcttcaggaagaaacccgccagaaactcaacctgagcagtaggattaggcagctggaagaggagaagaacaacctgcaagagcagcaggaagaggaagaggaggccagaaagaatctggagaaacagatgcttgccttacaatcacag ttggctgatgctaagaaaaaggtagatgatgacttgggaaccattgaaggcttggaggaaaacaaaaaggaattactGAAGGaagcggagtccttaagccaacgcctagaggagaaggcaatggcttatgacaaactggaaaagacaaagaatcgcctgcagcaagagctggattacgtggtggtagacctagatcatcagcgccagattgtttatagcctgaagaaaaagctgaagaagtttgatcag atgctggcagaagaaaagaacatttctgccagatatgcagaggaaagagatcgtgctgaagcagaggcaagggagaaggaaaccaaagcactgtctctggctcgggctttggaagaagccctggaagctaaggaagagtttgaaagacagaacaaacagttgcgggcagatatggaagacttaatgagctcgaaagatgatgtgggcaaaaat gtccatgaactggagaaatcaaaaagaactttagagctacaggttgaagagatgacgactgagcttgaggaactggaagatgaactgcaggccacagaagatgctaaacttcgtttggaggtgaacatgcaagctatgaaagcccagtttgagagagatctgcaagccagagatgaacagaatgaagagaaaaagaggattctggttaaacaa gtgcgagagctggaggcagaactggaagatgagtgcaaacagagggctcttgctgtggcagccaagaaggaaatggagatggatacgaaagacctggaaggtcagatagaagctgcaaacaaggctcgagatgaagcaatcaaacagctacgtaagctccag gctcaaatgaaagactaccagctggagctagaagaagcccgtgcatccagagatgagatctttgcacagtccaaagaaagtgaaaagaagctcaaaggtcttgaagcagaaatactccagctccaagagatgagattgaaatccaagaaatct gagtttgctgcgtctgaaagagctcgtcgtcatgctgagcaagaaagggatgagttggctgatgagattgcaaacagcgcttcgggaaa gtcagcgctgctggatgagaagcgccggctggaagcttggattgcagaattggaggaagagctcgaggaagagcagagcaacatggagcttctcaatgagcggttcctaaagaccacgttgcag attaacacgctgaattctgagctagctggggagcggagtgctgcccagaagagtgaaaatgcacggcagcagctagaaaggcagaacaaagagctgaaagccaagctgcaggaactggagggatctgtgaagtcgaagttcaaggcaacaatttctactctagaagccaagattgtgcagctagaagaacagcttgagcaggaagccaa ggaaagagcagctgctaacaaactggtccgtcgtacggagaagaaattgaaggaagtcttcatgcaggtggaggatgagcgtcgacacgcagaccagtacaaggagccg atggaaaaggcaaatgccagaatgaagcagctcaaacgccagctggaggaggatgaagaggaagccacacgtgcaaatgcttcccgacgtaaacttcagcgtgagctggacgatgccacagaggctaacgagggcctgagccgggaggtcagcaccctgaagaacagcctaag ggggggccccatcaccttctcctcgagtcGATCCGGGAgatgccagctgcacttcgaaggggcctcgctggagctctcggacgacgatgCGGAGAGCAAAgtcagcgacgtgaacgaagcgcagccggcgcccgccgagtag